A window from Candidatus Nitrospira neomarina encodes these proteins:
- a CDS encoding dicarboxylate/amino acid:cation symporter, whose amino-acid sequence MVTGAVAGGVLGALAPEGARHVEVLGELWLRMLRMLVVPLIVASIIQGVGSLGDIRQLGKLGGVTVTYYLITSGMAIVLGVILVSLIEPGVGADIAAAVAPTGVAAAVNIGWLDLIKGFLSPNLFASASQGELLPLVIFSLAFGAALTTVGENGTLVLKFFEGIFGAIMKLIHLVMWIGPIGVFGLVAGRLASAGGLDGIVSLLVGLGLFTVTVLLGLAIHAGIVLGLILHVAGRRHPLPYMRALGAALTSAFATASSSATLPLTMEGVERAGVSSRSSRFVLPVGATVNMDGSALYEAVAAVFIAQAWGIDLSGEALIVLFVVATVSAIGAAGIPEAGLVTMVVVFQAVGLPLEGLGLLLAIDWLIDRFRTAVNVWGDAVGAAVVDRYITA is encoded by the coding sequence ATGGTGACCGGTGCGGTCGCTGGCGGGGTGCTCGGGGCCCTGGCTCCGGAAGGCGCTCGCCATGTGGAAGTCCTGGGTGAACTCTGGCTCCGGATGTTGCGGATGCTGGTGGTGCCCTTGATTGTGGCTTCGATTATCCAGGGGGTTGGATCACTGGGTGATATTCGCCAATTGGGTAAGTTGGGAGGAGTGACAGTGACGTACTATTTGATCACCTCAGGCATGGCAATTGTGCTGGGAGTGATTCTGGTCAGTCTCATTGAACCGGGAGTGGGAGCCGATATTGCCGCAGCGGTGGCCCCGACCGGAGTTGCGGCGGCGGTAAACATCGGATGGCTGGATCTCATAAAGGGATTTCTTTCCCCAAATTTATTCGCGTCCGCTTCACAGGGTGAATTGCTGCCCTTGGTCATCTTTTCTCTGGCATTCGGGGCGGCTCTGACGACGGTCGGTGAAAATGGTACCTTGGTGCTCAAATTTTTTGAAGGGATCTTCGGGGCGATCATGAAGTTGATTCACCTGGTGATGTGGATCGGTCCCATTGGCGTGTTTGGCTTGGTGGCAGGGCGGTTAGCGAGTGCCGGTGGACTTGACGGTATTGTCTCACTGTTAGTTGGGTTAGGATTATTCACCGTTACCGTACTTCTGGGATTGGCGATCCACGCAGGAATTGTTCTTGGGCTTATTTTGCATGTGGCCGGTCGACGTCATCCTTTGCCTTATATGCGCGCGCTTGGCGCGGCTCTCACCAGCGCGTTTGCCACGGCGAGTTCGTCTGCAACTTTGCCTCTGACCATGGAGGGTGTCGAACGTGCCGGGGTGAGCAGTCGATCAAGCCGGTTTGTCCTTCCAGTCGGTGCGACGGTCAATATGGATGGATCGGCGTTATATGAGGCGGTCGCCGCGGTGTTTATCGCGCAAGCCTGGGGAATTGACTTAAGTGGAGAGGCGCTTATTGTCCTGTTTGTGGTGGCGACGGTGTCTGCCATTGGCGCTGCAGGGATCCCTGAAGCTGGGCTTGTGACGATGGTCGTGGTCTTTCAGGCCGTCGGGCTTCCACTCGAGGGTCTGGGGCTCCTCTTGGCCATTGACTGGCTGATCGATCGGTTTCGGACCGCAGTGAATGTCTGGGGGGATGCCGTTGGTGCCGCCGTAGTCGATCGAT